A portion of the Podospora pseudoanserina strain CBS 124.78 chromosome 2, whole genome shotgun sequence genome contains these proteins:
- a CDS encoding hypothetical protein (EggNog:ENOG503P51C) codes for MLQRFGRGLSRLVALEFYTSSCGSLRTYRQLHNTTRREAEDSRDNDEKSAYERSVESLNIDPENKTVTTVVGNLPLSPIMDPEFHKARNNFTKPKPKHAARPKDKFRRQLERNPYARMLAERVRTCDITGTPLPKPLLQRFKLGQDPTTETTWWMPQDLESKVPKEGGEVPATTELPGPSAYTLNSRLFLQELVTPKGMYSSSSSRLLRATESGTGRYTSALNNAQWRKDMDTYLLETMRKRVFEGLIHAAHLAEKGGSDGRPRKYVTKLNSWNEVSELKQRQCVLFFGPPEGLPPGPAMASVPSAISTMAIKGSKFGEKIAVHDMRVVLGREHLAKLRQESTLLQGGSLYMLRGQASMRLNMLIWKLQEYIAGSEDSVGEVDDGETVPQRSEDSAAELVQPQEEDWESLLDDDLDRAEDLRD; via the exons ATGTTGCAAAGATTCGGCAGAGGTCTCTCCAGGCTAGTAGCACTGGAATTCTATACCTCATCATGTGGATCTTTACGAACCTACCGACAACTCCACAACACTACTCGAAGAGAGGCAGAAGATTCAAGAGACAACGATGAGAAGTCAGCATATGAGCGCTCAGTTGAATCCTTGAACATCGATCCAGAAAATAAAACAGTCACAACCGTCGTCGGAAACTTACCCCTCTCCCCAATTATGGATCCAGAGTTTCACAAAGCCCGAAATAATTTCACCAAACCAAAGCCAAAGCATGCTGCCCGCCCAAAAGACAAGTTCCGCAGGCAACTGGAGAGAAATCCCTATG CCCGAATGCTCGCTGAGCGCGTCAGAACCTGTGATATCACCGGAACACCCCTTCCAAAACCCCTCTTGCAACGCTTCAAGCTCGGCCAGGATCCAACCACAGAAACAACATGGTGGATGCCACAAGATCTTGAGAGTAAAGTTCCgaaagaaggaggggaggtccCGGCCACTACCGAACTTCCGGGCCCTTCTGCGTATACTCTCAACAGCCGTTTGTTTCTACAAGAACTCGTCACGCCCAAAGGCATGTATTCCTCGAGTTCCAGCAGACTACTACGTGCAACTGAGAGCGGGACGGGGCGATACACATCCGCCTTGAATAATGCTCAGTGGCGTAAAGACATGGATACCTATCTGCTGGAAACAATGCGCAAACGTGTTTTTGAAGGTCTCATACATGCCGCTCATCTGGCTGAGAAGGGTGGATCAGATGGCAGACCACGCAAATATGTTACCAAGCTCAACAGCTGGAACGAAGTGAGCGAGTTGAAGCAGCGGCAATGTGTCTTGTTTTTCGGGCCTCCAGAAGGCCTTCCCCCTGGCCCTGCGATGGCCTCCGTTCCGTCAGCAATTTCGACCATGGCTATCAAAGGCTCAAAGTTCGGCGAGAAGATCGCAGTGCATGACATGCGGGTGGTGCTGGGCAGAGAACACTTGGCCAAGTTAAGGCAAGAATCTACATTACTTCAGGGCGGATCATTGTATATGTTGAGGGGACAGGCGAGCATGAGACTGAACATGTTGATATGGAAGCTGCAAGAGTACATTGCTGGCTCGGAAGATTCAGTGGGCGAGGTGGACGATGGGGAGACAGTACCACAACGATCCGAAGATTCCGCGGCCGAACTTGTTCAACCCCAAGAAGAGGACTGGGAGTCGTTACTGGATGACGATCTGGACAGGGCTGAAGATCTCAGAGACTGA
- the ILV3 gene encoding dihydroxy-acid dehydratase ilv3 (COG:E; EggNog:ENOG503NUBR), with amino-acid sequence MLPSLLRAGAPRALATGRALPMRNQARLLSTTARRYADEKLNRVSATITQPKSQGASQAMLYATGLSEADMNKPQVGISSVWYDGNPCNMHLLDLSGLVRDSIKKAGLVPMRFNTIGVSDGISMGTTGMRYSLQSREIIADSIETVMNGQWYDANVSLPGCDKNMPGVLIAMGRVNRPSIMVYGGTIKPGCSAGGEPIDIVSAFQAYGQYLSGEIDEKQRFDIIRNACPGGGACGGMYTANTMASAIETLGMTLPGSSSNPAEDPSKKAECESVGEAVKTLLREDIRPRDIMTRQAFENAMTVVTVLGGSTNAVLHLIAIADSVGIKLTIDDFQAVSDRIPFLADLKPSGKYVMEDLCKIGGTPSLLKFLLREGIIDGSGVTVTGKTMKENVEAYPDFPPEQKIIRPMSDPIKPTGHIQILRGSLAPGGCVGKITGKEGLRFEGTAKVYDYEDGFIEALERGEIKKGEKTVVVIRYEGPKGGPGMPEMLKPSSAIMGAGLGKDVALITDGRFSGGSHGFLIGHIVPEAMEGGPIALVQDGDKIVIDAEQRVLNLEIPAEELERRKSQWRAPESKAKRGTLRKYAQLVKDASHGCVTDA; translated from the exons ATGCTCCCCTCACTTTTGAGAGCTGGTGCTCCCAGAGCTCTGGCCACTGGCCGGGCCCTGCCCATGAGGAACCAGGC CCGCCTTCTTTCTACCACTGCCCGCCGCTATGCCGATGAGAAGCTCAACAGGGTCTcggccaccatcacccagccCAAGTCCCAGGGTGCTTCTCAGGCCATGCTTTACGCTACTGGTCTGTCTGAGGCCGACATGAACAAGCCTCAGGTCGGTATTTCGTCCGTCTGGTACGATGGCAACCCTTGCAACATGCACTTGCTCGACCTCTCCGGTCTCGTCAGAGACAGCATCAAGAAGGCTGGCCTCGTGCCCATGCGCTTCAACACTATTGGTGTCTCCGACGGTATCAGCATGGGTACCACTGGTATGCGTTACAGCTTGCAGAGCAGAGAAATTATTGCCGACAGTATCGAGACCGTCATGAATGGCCAGTGGTACGACGCCAACGTTTCCCTGCCCGGTTGCGACAAGAACATGCCCGGTGTGTTGATCGCTATGGGCAGAGTCAACCGCCCTAGTATCATGGTGTATGGTGGTACCATCAAGCCCGGCTGCAGTGCTGGTGGCGAGCCCATCGACATTGTCAGCGCTTTCCAGGCCTACGGCCAGTACCTTTCCGGCGAGATCGACGAGAAGCAGCGCTTCGACATCATCCGCAACGCTTGccccggtggtggtgcttgcgGTGGCATGTACACTGCCAACACCATGGCCAGCGCCATCGAGACTCTCGGTATGACTCTCCCCGGCTCTTCCAGCAACCCCGCCGAGGACCCCAGCAAGAAGGCCGAGTGCGAGAGCGTCggtgaggctgtcaagaCCCTCCTCAGAGAGGACATCCGCCCCCGCGATATCATGACCCGCCAAGCCTTTGAGAACGCCATGACCGTCGTTACCGTTCTTGGTGGCAGCACCAACGCcgtcctccatctcatcgccatcgccgacTCTGTTGGCATCAAGCTCACCATCGACGACTTCCAGGCCGTTTCCGACAGaatccccttcctcgctgACCTCAAGCCCTCCGGCAAGTACGTCATGGAGGATCTCTGTAAGATTGGTGGtaccccctccctcctcaagttCCTTCTTAGGGAAGGTATCATTGATGGCTCTGGCGTCACCGTCACTGGCAAGACCATGAAGGAGAACGTCGAGGCCTACCCCGACTTCCCCCCCGAGCAGAAGATCATCCGCCCCATGAGCGACCCCATCAAGCCTACCGGTCACATCCAGATTCTCCGCGGCTCCCTCGCCCCCGGCGGCTGCGTCGGCAAGATCACTGGCAAGGAGGGTCTCCGTTTCGAGGGTACTGCCAAGGTCTACGACTACGAGGATGGCTTCATTGAGGCTCTCGAACGCGGtgagatcaagaagggcgAGAAGACCGTCGTTGTCATCCGCTACGAGGGTCCCAAGGGTGGTCCTGGTATGCCTGAGATGCTTAAGCCGAGCTCTGCCATCATGGGCGCTGGCCTTGGCAAGGATGTTGCCCTCATCACTGATGGGCGCTTCTCCGGTGGTTCTCACGGCTTCTTGATCGGTCACATCGTGCCCGAGGCCATGGAGGGTGGCCCCATTGCCCTTGTCCAGGACGGTGACAAGATTGTCATTGACGCCGAGCAGCGTGTGCTCAACCTCGAGATCCCTGCTGAGGAGCTCGAGAGAAGAAAGAGCCAGTGGAGAGCCCCCGAGTCCAAGGCCAAGAGGGGTACTCTTAGGAAGTACGCCCAGCTGGTCAAGGATGCCAGCCACGGCTGTGTGACTGATGCTTGA
- a CDS encoding hypothetical protein (EggNog:ENOG503P7VV): protein MSSYRPKAPYSSLSGSSSSSYSASDSDLSSSSSRSSVRHSMDSTQRPVQVSVIRCLRCARAEELTSTDDPNSSGMVQIGTNIYYCNRCAKMVGYT from the coding sequence ATGTCGTCTTACCGTCCAAAGGCACCATACAGCTCCCTCTCCggctcctcttcatcatcttaCTCCGCTTCGGATTCAgacctctccagctccagctcacGATCCTCAGTACGACACAGCATGGATTCCACACAGCGCCCCGTACAGGTCTCCGTCATCCGCTGCTTGCGATGTGCGCGTGCCGAAGAGTTGACCAGCACCGACGACCCCAACAGCTCTGGAATGGTCCAAATCGGTACCAACATCTACTATTGCAACAGATGCGCCAAGATGGTTGGCTACACGTGA
- the PRI2 gene encoding DNA primase subunit pri2 (COG:L; EggNog:ENOG503NWKN; BUSCO:EOG092626HU), translating into MNRIDAKRRNVVDHRKKQFAEATYQPQQYPHRLNFYTTPPTADITLEQFEQWAIDRLRILAELEACSFRNKTPAETAAHMEPLLKKYLPLDNNSSNHSQLLAQRQKDHYSHFILRLAFSSTEDLRRRFTRVESMLFRLRFQGDDMKERNAFVRTLNLDWEPVSEEEKTELAAELAATVGFSGKRGQPTVQDEEWSKVDWERVPDLIEHRKVFVKRGKAYVPSREQQSMVMTEFNARLEKSLELTARALPRLDEDDRLTPILNHLSKNFIAPDSVYTNSSSAIEGAEISARNIDNLSQHFPMCMAHLHRTLRRDSKLRHFGRLQYTLFLKGIGLNLEECLVFWRSSFNKMTDDEFNKGYRYNVRHVYGDVGGDSNRRSGGYSPYSCQKILTEHAPGNGEAHGCPYRHFDEQNLMTLLEGVGISDKGVLQGVREDKQKQKFHMACNRVFEYVHKNELRRAKDEGIMTAAQLETIVHPNEYFKRSYLLKNLGKMKKEGDGDVKMEG; encoded by the exons ATGAACCGTATCGACGCCAAGAGGCGCAATGTCGTCGACCATCGCAAGAAGCAGTTCGCCGAGGCAACTTACCAGCCGCAACAATACCCCCACCGCCTCAACTTCtacaccacccctccaacagcaGATATTACTCTCGAGCAGTTTGAACAATGGGCTATCGACAGACTAAGGATTcttgccgagctcgaggCTTGCTCGTTCAGGAACAAGACACCGGCGGAAACAGCGGCGCACATGGAACCACTACTCAAGAAATACCTCCCTCTTGATAACAATAGCTCGAACCACTCCCAGCTGCTCGCCCAGAGGCAAAAAGATCACTACAGCCATTTTATTCTTCGTCTTGCGTTCTCTTCAACGGAGGACTTGCGCCGTCGGTTTACTCGTGTCGAATCGATGCTTTTCAGATTGCGCTTCCAGGGCGATGACATGAAGGAGCGCAACGCTTTTGTGCGCACGCTGAATCTTGATTGGGAACCAGtctcggaggaggagaaaacGGAACTTGCTGCCGAGCTGGCAGCTACAGTTGGGTTCTCCGGCAAGAGAGGGCAACCGACGGTgcaggatgaggagtggTCAAAGGTAGACTGGGAAAGAGTCCCTGATTTGATCGAACACAGAAAGGTGTTTGTCAAAAGGGGGAAAGCCTATGTCCCATCGAGGGAGCAGCAGAGTATGGTCATGACGGAGTTTAACGCCCGTCTGGAGAAGTCGTTGGAG CTCACAGCCCGcgccctcccccgcctcgaCGAAGATGATCGCCTCACCCCTATCCTGAACCACCTCTCCAAAAACTTCATCGCCCCGGACTCAGTCTacaccaactcctcctcggccatcgAAGGTGCTGAGATCTCCGCCCGCAACATCGACAACCTCTCCCAACACTTCCCCATGTGCATggcccacctccaccgcacCCTCCGCCGCGACTCCAAGCTCCGTCACTTTGGCCGCCTGCAAtacaccctcttcctcaaggGCATCGGTCTAAACCTCGAGGAGTGTCTTGTCTTCTGGCGGTCCTCCTTCAACAAGATGACCGACGACGAGTTCAACAAGGGATACCGGTACAACGTCCGTCACGTCTACGGTGATGTAGGCGGTGACTCCAACAGGAGAAGCGGGGGCTACAGTCCGTACAGTTGTCAGAAGATCCTAACGGAGCATGCTCCCGGTAACGGGGAGGCGCATGGGTGTCCGTACAGGCATTTTGACGAGCAGAATTTGATGAcgctgctggagggggtggggattAGTGATAAGGGGGTGCTgcagggggtgagggaggataagcagaagcagaagttTCATATGGCTTGTAATAG GGTATTTGAATACGTTCACAAGAACGAGCTCAGGAGGGCAAAGGACGAGGGTATCATGACGGCTGCGCAGTTGGAGACGATTGTGCATCCTAATGAGTACTTCAAGAGGAGTTACTTGTTGAAGAATCTGGGCAAAATGAAAAAGGAAGGGGACGGCGATGTGAAGATGGAGGGTTGA
- the REG1_1 gene encoding protein phosphatase regulator (EggNog:ENOG503NXI0; COG:S) has translation MNSRLGNMLKMPPIWNWEQLTDTIWIAWSWFWSGAAALCSDVLYSKGPRKHTSWLCRLDIWVKITMSVIGLALTCTGIWAAVSSVIEAKTANELAQWTSTKDFVEFCESHNFDASSCMSARNKTLPPPPGFSLLRWRSLSVSLWGSNSTPEESQHYSLDITSILCFVIGAIFLVIVIGTALRRISFGPSHHSSNLPLAHSSDELTENNDRIVQEVRPRHRKSTGRRRREARQDRISRYRTIESNHTVDDDTSSDELYTHGEDTRRSRLRLRRRAKRVITDENV, from the exons ATGAACTCTCGACTCGGTAACATGCTCAAAATGCCTCCAATATGGAATTGGGAACAGCTTACAGACACAATATGGATTGCTTGGTCATGGTTTTGGAGTGGTGCTGCCGCGCTTTGTTCGGACGTTCTCTATTCCAAAGGACCTCGGAAACACACCTCCTGGCTATGCCGGCTCGATATTTGGGTGAAGATCACGATGAGTGTCATTGGACTAGCTCTGACCTGTACGGGTATCTGGGCAGCCGTCTCCTCGGTGATAGAGGCCAAAACAGCAAACGAGTTGGCGCAGTGGACTTCGACCAAAGACTTTGTCGAGTTTTGCGAGTCT CATAACTTCGATGCTTCGAGCTGTATGAGTGCTCGAAACAAaacacttcctcctccacccggCTTCTCGCTGCTTAGATGGCGGTCTTTGTCAGTTAGTCTATGGGGCTCCAACTCGACGCCAGAAGAAAGTCAACACTACAGCCTTGACATTACCTCGATTCTTTGTTTCGTCATCGGTGCAATTTTTCTGGTCATCGTCATCGGAACCGCTCTCAGAAGAATCAGCTTTGGGCCAAGCCACCACTCTTCTAATCTTCCTCTTGCTCACTCATCCGATGAGCTCACTGAAAACAACGATCGGATTGTGCAAGAAGTCAGACCCCGTCACCGGAAATCAACTGGCAGACGTAGACGTGAAGCACGACAAGACCGAATCTCCCGATACCGAACAATCGAAAGCAATCACACGGTAGATGACGACACAAGCAGTGATGAACTATACACGCATGGAGAGGACACGAGGCGGTCGAGGTTACGGTTGCGAaggagggcgaagagggtAATAACTGATGAGAATGTTTAG
- a CDS encoding hypothetical protein (COG:O; EggNog:ENOG503P040; MEROPS:MER0006046) — MTYRYAIMNTQRTAFHLLRRLGASHCRRTSKFSTFPGGIPPTSGGIPMPYITEVTAGGWRTSDIFSKLLQERIVCLNGAIDDTVSASIVAQLLWLESDNPDKPITMYINSPGGEVSSGLAIYDTMTYIKSPVSTVCVGGAASMAAILLIGGEPGKRYALPHSSIMVHQPLGGTRGQASDILIYANQIQRLRDQINKIVQSHINKSFGFEKYDMQAINDMMERDKYLTAEEAKDFGIIDEILHRRVKNDGTMLSADAKEGKH, encoded by the exons ATGACATATCGATACGCTATCATGAATACTCAAAGAACAGCTTTTCACCTGCTCAGGCGGTTAGGCGCCTCGCATTGTCGCCGCACCTCCAAGTTCAGCACATTCCCAGGCGGCATCCCTCCCACGAGTGGCGGCATCCCTATGCCATACATCACAGAAGTAACA GCTGGAGGCTGGCGAACAT CCGATATCTTCTCCAAACTGCTGCAGGAACGGATTGTCTGCCTCAACGGAGCCATTGATGACACAGTTTCAGCCTCGATAGTTGCGCAGCTTCTCTGGCTCGAATCGGACAACCCCGACAAGCCAATTACGATGTACATCAACTCACCTGGCGGCGAAGTGAGCTCTGGGTTGGCTATTTACGACACCATGACCTACATCAAGTCCCCGGTATCGACTGTGTGCGTTGGTGGCGCCGCATCTATGGCGGCTATTCTTCTGATTGGAGGCGAGCCAGGGAAAAGATATGCGCTCCCACACAGCTCCATTATGGTCCACCAACCGCTGGGAGGGACACGAGGACAGGCGTCTGACATCCTCATCTATGCGAACCAAATACAAAGGCTGCGAGACCAGATCAACAAGATTGTACAGAGCCACATCAACAAGTCCTTTGGCTTCGAAAAGTACGACATGCAGGCAATCAATGACATGATGGAGAGAGACAAGTACTTGACGGCAGAGGAAGCCAAGGACTTTGGTATCATTGACGAGATCCTACACCGGAGAGTCAAGAACGACGGAACGATGCTGTCCGCAGATGCGAAGGAAGGGAAGCATTAA
- the vps66 gene encoding Lysophosphatidic acid:oleoyl-CoA acyltransferase 1 (COG:I; EggNog:ENOG503NXYP), which translates to MEKFSQFRDRGSGISPFMPTSSPTSIFSNLTSTILFLIRLPIFLAYTLLYFLFLHHFPLPAVAHKLLLWTYLSIPGIWWVDLQLDGVKRGSLSQQPPSRVPHPGSLIAANFTSPVDALYLAAVFDPIFVVSYPHSRKVQRISLIAAIINALSPAPFSPPPGSSLTDLRTIIEKNPNRVVAIFPESGTTNGKGILPLSPALLTVPAEAKIFPVSMRYTPPDITTPVPGTWIQFLWKLLGRPTHCIRVRIAEGMVNTSKAVNGVSGQEESTPSGEDGVTVEEQKLLDNVAEALARLGRAKRVGLTLKEKDAFVKAWNKRRR; encoded by the exons ATGGAGAAGTTCTCCCAGTTTCGCGACAGAG GGTCCGGCATATCCCCCTTCatgcccacctcctcccccacctccataTTCAGCAACCtaacctccaccatcctcttcctcatccgcctccccatcttcctcgctTACACCCTCCTCtacttcctcttcctccaccacttccccctccccgccgtgGCCcacaagctcctcctctggacctacctctccatccccggAATCTGGTGGGTAGACCTCCAACTCGACGGCGTAAAACGCGGCTCCCTCTCTCAGCAACCGCCCTCCCGCGTCCCCCACCCCGGctccctcatcgccgccaatttcacctcccccgtcgACGCCCTCTACCTCGCCGCCGTCTTCGACCCCATCTTTGTCGTCTCCTACCCCCACTCCCGAAAAGTCCAACGCATCTCGCTCATCGCAGCAATAATCAATGCCTTgtcccccgcccccttttcccctcctccgggaAGTAGTCTCACCGACCTGAGGACGATCATCGAGAAGAATCCCAACAGGGTTGTTGCCATCTTTCCGGAATCGGGCACGACGAATGGAAAGGGGATTCTGCCGTTGAGCCCGGCATTGTTGACTGTGCCGGCTGAGGCAAAGATCTTCCCTGTCAGTATGAGGTATACGCCACCTGATATTACGACGCCCGTGCCTGGAACTTGGATCCAGTTTTTGTGGAAGCTGCTGGGGCGGCCGACGCATTGTATTAGGGTCAGGATTgcggaggggatggtgaaTACCAGCAAGGCCGTCAATGGGGTTTCAGGCCAGGAGGAGAGCACGCCCAGtggggaggacggggtgacggtggaggagcagaagctgCTGGACAATGTCGCGGAGGCCTTGGCTAGGTTAGggagggcgaagagggtgggCTTGacgttgaaggagaaggatgccTTCGTTAAGGCTTGGAATAAGAGGAGAAGGTAG